In Salinigranum marinum, one DNA window encodes the following:
- a CDS encoding cation:proton antiporter gives MTEITSLRPLAAVLVSAVIILPILASRGRPNLREAWTVLAAVTKLGLVASMVPGVLAGDVYVTNLGTFVPGVDFALRADPLGILFGLLASLLWLVTSFYSMGYMRGLDEHAQTRYFAAFAGSLSAAVGVAFASNLLVLFVFYELLTVATYPLVTHDETDEARAAGRKYLAYTFGGGVAVLAGALLVFWLTGSGGAPGTTAFAPGGIAALSTADPTFARAAFALLVVGFGVKAALMPLHSWLPDAMVAPTPVSGLLHAVAVVKSGVFGIARVILDVFGPDLVADLGVGVVLATVAAFTLVAASVIALRQDNLKRRLAFSTVSQLSYIVLGLAVLDPFSLVGGLLHIPAHAFMKLTLFFCAGALHVETHTDDISNMAGIGRRMPLTMTAFGVAALGMAGIPLIAGFVSKYFLLIGTVSAGDVVFTAALLVSGVLNIAYFWPVVYTAFFESPGHSDPKPIVENTLGGRYGTSEAAADGGAPSDDEHDSDALRDDHGYAADHEGQGAIDEAEAAAQIDASHGHDASPAWEHRAWNGAESTWFMLGPILFAATGSIVLGIVPDAAVFLRIVRLIVAGATGVTV, from the coding sequence CTCGCCGCGGTGCTCGTCTCGGCAGTGATCATCCTCCCGATCCTCGCGTCGCGCGGACGGCCGAACCTGCGGGAGGCCTGGACCGTTCTCGCGGCCGTGACGAAACTCGGCCTCGTCGCCAGCATGGTCCCCGGCGTCCTCGCCGGCGACGTGTACGTGACGAACCTCGGGACGTTCGTCCCCGGGGTGGACTTCGCGCTCCGGGCCGACCCGCTGGGGATCCTCTTCGGCCTGCTCGCGAGCCTCCTGTGGCTCGTGACGAGCTTCTACAGCATGGGGTACATGCGCGGTCTCGACGAGCACGCCCAGACGCGGTACTTCGCGGCGTTCGCGGGGAGCCTCTCGGCCGCCGTCGGGGTCGCGTTCGCCTCGAACCTGCTCGTGCTGTTCGTCTTCTACGAACTGCTCACGGTCGCGACGTACCCGCTCGTCACGCACGACGAGACGGACGAGGCGCGGGCGGCCGGCCGGAAGTATCTCGCGTACACGTTCGGCGGCGGCGTCGCGGTCCTCGCGGGGGCGCTCCTCGTCTTCTGGCTCACGGGATCGGGTGGGGCCCCGGGGACGACGGCGTTCGCTCCCGGCGGGATCGCCGCGCTGTCGACGGCCGACCCGACGTTCGCCCGCGCCGCGTTCGCGCTGTTGGTCGTGGGGTTCGGCGTGAAGGCCGCACTCATGCCCCTGCACTCGTGGCTGCCGGACGCGATGGTCGCACCGACGCCCGTCTCCGGGCTCCTGCACGCGGTCGCGGTCGTCAAGTCCGGCGTGTTCGGCATCGCGCGCGTGATCCTCGACGTGTTCGGCCCCGACCTCGTCGCCGACCTCGGCGTCGGCGTCGTGCTGGCGACCGTCGCGGCGTTCACGCTCGTCGCCGCGAGCGTCATCGCGCTCCGACAGGACAACCTCAAGCGTCGGCTCGCCTTTTCGACGGTGAGTCAGCTGTCGTACATCGTGCTCGGACTGGCGGTGCTCGACCCGTTCTCGCTGGTCGGCGGACTCCTCCACATCCCCGCCCACGCGTTCATGAAGCTCACCCTCTTTTTTTGTGCCGGCGCGCTTCACGTCGAGACCCACACCGACGACATCAGCAACATGGCGGGGATCGGCAGACGGATGCCGCTGACGATGACCGCCTTCGGCGTCGCCGCGTTGGGGATGGCCGGCATCCCGCTGATCGCGGGCTTCGTCAGCAAGTACTTCCTGCTCATCGGGACGGTGTCGGCCGGCGACGTCGTGTTCACTGCCGCGCTGTTAGTCTCGGGCGTCCTCAACATCGCGTACTTCTGGCCGGTCGTGTACACGGCCTTTTTCGAGTCGCCCGGCCACTCGGACCCGAAACCCATCGTCGAGAACACGCTCGGCGGCCGCTACGGCACGTCCGAGGCGGCGGCCGACGGCGGCGCTCCGTCCGACGACGAGCACGACTCCGACGCCCTCCGGGACGATCACGGCTACGCCGCGGACCACGAGGGACAGGGTGCGATCGACGAGGCGGAGGCCGCAGCACAGATCGACGCCAGCCACGGACACGACGCGAGCCCCGCGTGGGAACACCGCGCGTGGAACGGGGCGGAGTCGACCTGGTTCATGCTCGGACCGATCCTCTTCGCGGCGACCGGGTCGATCGTGCTCGGTATCGTCCCTGACGCCGCCGTCTTCCTGCGGATCGTCAGGCTCATCGTCGCCGGCGCGACGGGGGTGACCGTCTGA
- the coaBC gene encoding bifunctional phosphopantothenoylcysteine decarboxylase/phosphopantothenate--cysteine ligase CoaBC, whose translation MLEGVNVALGVSGSIAAVKVVELAHELRRHGAAVRGVMTPAAQGIIHPWALEFATERDVVTEITGRVEHVDLCGREGWADVLLLAPATANTVGKIAGAVDDTPVTTCATTALGADVPVVCAPAMHEPMYDHPGVLDALAQLEEWGVAFVDPRLEEGKAKIATEAAIVTGVARAVSGGGLDGRHVVVTAGATAEPLDPVRVLTNRSSGRTGRALARACHVQGADVTLVHGTGSSRPDVDTHYADTEWVETGAEMLAATRAACDDADALLSAAAISDFTVDASAEKIRSGEPRTLDLRPTPKLIDRVRDDDPALPIVGFKAETSGDDEAMAREARRIMSRADLAFVVANDASVMGTEETRALVVSGASSDTFVGSKLALGERIADELVGVLTEDVTGDDEP comes from the coding sequence ATGCTCGAAGGAGTCAACGTCGCGCTCGGGGTCTCGGGGTCCATCGCGGCGGTGAAAGTCGTCGAACTCGCCCACGAACTCCGGCGACACGGGGCCGCGGTCCGCGGCGTGATGACCCCGGCGGCGCAGGGCATCATCCACCCGTGGGCGCTAGAGTTCGCCACCGAGCGCGACGTCGTGACGGAGATCACCGGCCGCGTCGAGCACGTCGACCTCTGCGGCCGGGAGGGGTGGGCCGACGTCCTCCTGCTCGCGCCCGCGACGGCGAACACGGTCGGCAAGATCGCCGGCGCGGTCGACGACACGCCCGTGACGACGTGTGCGACGACGGCGCTCGGCGCGGACGTCCCCGTGGTGTGTGCGCCCGCGATGCACGAGCCCATGTACGACCACCCGGGCGTGCTCGACGCGCTGGCCCAGTTGGAAGAGTGGGGGGTCGCGTTTGTCGACCCCCGGCTGGAGGAGGGCAAGGCGAAGATCGCCACCGAGGCGGCGATCGTGACGGGCGTCGCGCGGGCGGTCTCGGGGGGCGGACTCGACGGCCGGCACGTCGTCGTCACCGCGGGAGCGACCGCCGAGCCGCTCGACCCGGTCCGCGTGCTGACGAACCGCTCGTCGGGGCGGACGGGTCGGGCGCTCGCCCGCGCCTGTCACGTGCAGGGGGCCGACGTCACGCTCGTCCACGGGACGGGGAGTTCGAGACCCGACGTCGACACGCACTACGCCGACACGGAGTGGGTCGAGACCGGCGCGGAGATGCTGGCGGCGACGCGCGCCGCCTGCGACGACGCCGACGCCCTCCTGTCGGCGGCGGCCATCTCGGACTTCACCGTCGACGCGAGCGCGGAGAAGATCCGCTCGGGCGAGCCGCGAACGCTCGACCTCCGGCCGACGCCGAAGCTCATCGACCGCGTCCGCGACGATGACCCGGCGCTGCCGATCGTCGGCTTCAAAGCCGAGACGTCGGGCGACGACGAGGCCATGGCGCGGGAGGCGAGACGGATCATGTCGCGGGCCGACCTCGCGTTCGTCGTCGCCAACGACGCGAGCGTGATGGGCACCGAGGAGACGCGGGCGCTCGTCGTCTCGGGAGCGTCGTCCGACACGTTCGTGGGGTCGAAGCTGGCGCTCGGAGAGCGGATCGCCGACGAACTGGTCGGCGTCCTCACGGAGGACGTGACCGGGGACGACGAGCCGTGA
- a CDS encoding CBS domain-containing protein, with protein sequence MELEDVPVDRLMTDQVVTVTPGTRLTDAAETMLAHGIGSLVVVDDDARLVGVLTGTDFLDIIASGRARPDATVEQYMTDQVVTVGAEDDVGDAAATMITNDIQHLPVVDVDAGVVGLLSTTDLTAYLSYGRGTDV encoded by the coding sequence ATGGAGCTCGAAGACGTCCCCGTCGACAGGCTCATGACCGACCAGGTCGTCACCGTGACGCCCGGGACGCGTCTCACCGACGCCGCGGAGACGATGCTGGCGCACGGGATCGGGTCGCTGGTGGTCGTCGACGACGACGCACGGCTGGTCGGCGTCCTGACGGGGACCGACTTCCTGGACATCATCGCGTCCGGCCGGGCCCGACCCGACGCGACCGTCGAGCAGTACATGACCGACCAGGTCGTCACCGTCGGTGCCGAAGACGATGTCGGCGACGCGGCGGCCACGATGATCACCAACGACATCCAACATCTCCCGGTCGTCGACGTGGACGCGGGCGTCGTCGGGCTGCTGTCGACGACGGACCTCACCGCGTACCTCTCGTACGGCCGGGGAACCGACGTATGA
- a CDS encoding DUF7322 domain-containing protein has product MDDDWFDDSESLYPDGMDGPTIEAPSVDVPTAAGDIFQQSKVAQLFVLHVFVWNAVVLLVSLGAMLIYFRNDWTTGSRLLVAGGVLTAYGLYRWPRGTDESDTDVEDADVDNADVDNAADDESDGDREGPDADGDAPIEP; this is encoded by the coding sequence ATGGACGACGACTGGTTCGACGACTCCGAGAGCCTGTATCCGGACGGGATGGACGGGCCGACGATCGAGGCTCCGTCGGTCGACGTCCCGACGGCGGCCGGGGACATCTTCCAGCAGTCGAAGGTCGCGCAACTGTTCGTCCTCCACGTGTTCGTCTGGAACGCCGTCGTCCTGCTCGTGAGCCTCGGTGCGATGTTGATCTATTTCCGCAACGACTGGACGACGGGTAGCCGGCTGCTCGTCGCCGGCGGTGTCCTGACCGCCTACGGGCTCTACCGGTGGCCCCGCGGGACCGACGAGAGCGACACCGACGTCGAGGACGCCGACGTGGATAACGCAGACGTGGATAACGCAGCGGACGACGAGAGCGACGGTGATAGAGAGGGTCCCGATGCCGACGGCGATGCCCCGATCGAGCCCTGA
- a CDS encoding Na(+)/H(+) antiporter subunit D — MVAIEPLVPPFVPVLLAALVIPFLGRRAAHLLGIVATGVVVPYVWFTPEGAHLPVALFGFDAVLYNVDPFSTLMGLVFGFIGAVAVLYSWYSEAAPIQTAFALSYVGTSLGAVFGGDWLTLVFFWELMAVTSTLLVWYYGGRAVRAGYRYALLHGVGGTLLLGAVVWHYVEVGSFLFTAADGGMAGPVAPVLAAVGIGVNVGFVGLHAWLPDTYPRPHIAASVFLCVFTTKTGVYGMYRAFPEGQLAIAYMGGIMAVFGATMALFQNDMRRLLSYHIQSQVGYMIAGVGIGTTLAQAGAFAHVFNHILYKGLLFMTAGVVIYRTGTESLKKLGGLGREMPLTAVAFVVAALSIAGFPLFNGFVSKGIVISASHYDFADGPLAFGGRTTLEWLLLVGGVGTFMSFIKFGYYAFFHGEYDESVADANVGQSIAMVGVAALCVFYGVFDSALFALLPYDVTTEPIVSHAYTTYTVGHIVEGVALAVVGLVGFVLVKKPLSAVGRVPDIDDLYNPAVLYGTRLLVVGTTELYAAVDRAAVTLTRVANSVVTDPRSTIGRVTGRVPTRLSADIGTSIVLVTLVVVATVAVLLM, encoded by the coding sequence ATGGTCGCGATCGAGCCGCTCGTCCCGCCGTTCGTGCCGGTGTTGCTGGCGGCGCTCGTGATCCCGTTCCTCGGTCGGCGGGCCGCCCACCTCCTCGGCATCGTCGCGACGGGCGTCGTCGTCCCGTACGTCTGGTTCACACCCGAGGGAGCGCACCTCCCGGTCGCGCTGTTCGGGTTCGACGCGGTGCTGTACAACGTCGACCCGTTCTCGACGCTGATGGGGCTCGTCTTCGGCTTCATTGGGGCGGTTGCCGTGCTCTACTCGTGGTACTCGGAGGCAGCGCCGATCCAGACCGCCTTCGCGCTCTCGTACGTCGGGACGAGCCTCGGGGCGGTCTTCGGCGGCGACTGGCTGACGCTCGTCTTCTTCTGGGAGCTCATGGCGGTCACCAGTACGCTGCTCGTCTGGTACTACGGCGGGCGAGCGGTGCGGGCGGGCTACCGGTACGCCCTGCTGCACGGCGTCGGCGGGACGCTCCTCCTCGGTGCCGTCGTCTGGCACTACGTCGAGGTCGGGTCGTTCCTGTTCACCGCGGCCGACGGCGGGATGGCGGGGCCCGTCGCGCCCGTCCTCGCGGCGGTCGGCATCGGGGTCAACGTCGGCTTCGTCGGCCTCCACGCCTGGCTGCCGGACACGTATCCGCGGCCGCACATCGCAGCGAGCGTCTTCCTCTGCGTGTTCACGACGAAGACGGGCGTCTACGGCATGTACCGGGCGTTCCCCGAGGGGCAACTCGCGATCGCGTACATGGGCGGGATCATGGCCGTCTTCGGGGCGACGATGGCGCTGTTCCAGAACGACATGCGGCGGCTGCTCTCGTACCACATCCAGTCGCAGGTCGGCTACATGATCGCCGGCGTCGGCATCGGCACGACGCTGGCACAGGCCGGCGCGTTCGCCCACGTGTTCAACCACATCCTCTACAAGGGGCTGTTGTTCATGACCGCCGGCGTCGTCATCTACCGGACGGGGACCGAGAGCCTCAAGAAGCTCGGCGGACTTGGCCGTGAGATGCCGCTGACCGCGGTCGCGTTCGTCGTCGCCGCGCTCTCCATCGCGGGCTTCCCGCTGTTCAACGGCTTCGTCAGCAAGGGGATCGTCATCTCGGCCAGCCACTACGACTTCGCCGACGGGCCCCTCGCGTTCGGCGGCCGCACCACCCTCGAGTGGCTCCTCCTCGTCGGGGGCGTCGGGACGTTCATGTCGTTCATCAAGTTCGGCTACTACGCGTTCTTCCACGGCGAGTACGACGAGAGCGTCGCCGACGCCAACGTCGGGCAGTCGATCGCGATGGTCGGGGTCGCCGCGCTCTGTGTGTTCTACGGCGTCTTCGACTCGGCGCTGTTCGCGCTGCTCCCGTACGACGTGACCACCGAACCGATCGTCTCGCACGCCTACACCACGTACACCGTCGGCCACATCGTCGAGGGAGTCGCCCTCGCCGTCGTCGGGCTCGTGGGGTTCGTCCTCGTCAAGAAGCCACTGTCCGCGGTGGGGCGGGTCCCCGACATCGACGACCTGTACAACCCCGCCGTGCTGTACGGTACCCGGCTCCTCGTCGTCGGGACGACGGAGCTGTACGCCGCAGTGGACCGGGCCGCGGTGACGCTGACCCGCGTTGCGAACAGCGTCGTCACCGACCCTCGCTCGACGATCGGGCGGGTCACCGGCCGGGTGCCGACGCGGCTGAGCGCCGACATCGGGACGAGCATCGTGCTCGTGACGCTCGTCGTCGTGGCGACGGTCGCCGTGTTGCTGATGTGA
- a CDS encoding SRPBCC family protein gives MDEIVVSTVVYLPPDEVYEFLEDFPRYARYSEYLKNVHQRGDGGPGTRYDLRFAWWKLTYTARSEVTDVDPPWRIDWRIVKDLHAHGQWRVEELDDLPADAPADADVACRVTLGVEFDAQTARDGTLDLPRFVSFDFVVGKIKPVLVKEAQRVVERIVADIEGRSREVELVVERRPS, from the coding sequence GTGGACGAGATCGTCGTCAGCACCGTCGTCTACCTCCCGCCCGACGAGGTGTACGAGTTCCTCGAGGACTTCCCTCGGTACGCGCGGTACTCCGAGTACCTCAAGAACGTGCACCAGCGCGGCGACGGTGGACCGGGGACGCGCTACGACCTGCGCTTCGCGTGGTGGAAGCTCACCTACACCGCCCGCTCGGAAGTCACCGACGTCGACCCGCCGTGGCGGATCGACTGGCGCATCGTGAAGGACCTCCACGCCCACGGCCAATGGCGCGTCGAGGAACTCGACGACCTCCCGGCCGACGCGCCGGCCGACGCCGACGTGGCCTGTCGCGTCACCCTCGGCGTCGAGTTCGACGCGCAGACCGCGCGGGACGGCACGCTTGACCTCCCCCGGTTCGTCTCGTTCGACTTCGTGGTCGGAAAAATAAAACCGGTCCTCGTGAAGGAAGCCCAGCGGGTCGTCGAACGGATCGTCGCCGACATCGAAGGGCGGAGCCGCGAGGTCGAACTGGTGGTCGAACGCCGACCGTCGTGA
- the trkA gene encoding Trk system potassium transporter TrkA: protein MRVVIIGAGQVGSSIAADLDDTHDVVVVERDPERAEELNYSLDVLAIRGDGTAVSTLEEAGVDEADMVIASTDNDETNIVACSTVKAVSDAFTIARVKNTEYLWTWRRSEKAFGVDFMVCTNLLTAEAIVRVVGLPAARDVDPFAGGRVQMAEFEVDEGSPVADQTVQEADRFDALTFAAILRDGCVEIPRGETTIRAGDRVVVIGSPKSVQEFAASVAPEESPGTAEEVVVVGGSEIGYHVARLLEERGFSPRLIEQDGERARELAEELPKTVVMESDATDLDFLEREHVGEADMLIATLDSDEKNLLVSLLAARLGVERTVAVIDTPTYVELFEAVGIDVGVSPREVVAEEITRFTREGGAENVALIESDKAEVLEIEIDADSVLAGHAIRDSVSELPEGVVIGAITREREFVVPRGDTVIEPGDHVVVFVDTAVSDRVASLL, encoded by the coding sequence GTGCGCGTAGTCATTATCGGTGCCGGACAGGTCGGGTCGTCGATCGCCGCCGACTTGGACGACACGCACGACGTCGTCGTGGTCGAACGCGACCCCGAGCGGGCCGAGGAACTCAACTACTCGCTCGACGTGCTGGCGATCCGGGGCGACGGGACCGCCGTCTCGACGCTCGAGGAGGCCGGCGTCGACGAAGCGGACATGGTCATCGCCTCGACCGACAACGACGAGACCAACATCGTCGCCTGCTCGACGGTGAAGGCGGTCTCGGACGCCTTCACCATCGCCCGCGTCAAGAACACCGAGTACCTCTGGACGTGGCGGCGCTCGGAGAAGGCCTTCGGCGTCGACTTCATGGTGTGTACGAACCTGCTCACCGCCGAGGCCATCGTCCGCGTCGTCGGATTGCCCGCGGCGCGGGACGTCGACCCCTTCGCCGGCGGTCGCGTCCAGATGGCCGAGTTCGAGGTCGACGAGGGGAGTCCCGTCGCCGACCAGACCGTCCAGGAGGCCGACCGCTTCGACGCGCTCACGTTCGCGGCCATCCTCCGCGACGGCTGCGTCGAGATCCCTCGCGGCGAGACGACGATCCGCGCCGGCGACCGCGTGGTCGTCATCGGTTCGCCCAAATCCGTCCAGGAGTTTGCCGCGTCGGTCGCCCCCGAGGAGTCGCCCGGCACCGCCGAGGAGGTGGTCGTCGTCGGGGGATCGGAGATCGGCTACCACGTCGCCCGCCTTCTGGAGGAACGTGGCTTCAGCCCGCGACTCATCGAACAGGACGGCGAACGCGCCCGCGAACTCGCCGAGGAACTCCCGAAAACGGTCGTGATGGAGTCCGACGCGACGGATCTGGACTTCCTCGAACGCGAACACGTCGGCGAGGCCGACATGCTCATCGCCACCCTCGACTCCGACGAGAAGAACCTGCTCGTCTCGCTTCTGGCCGCCAGACTCGGTGTCGAGCGCACGGTGGCGGTCATCGACACGCCGACGTACGTCGAACTGTTCGAGGCGGTCGGCATCGACGTCGGCGTCTCCCCGCGCGAGGTTGTCGCCGAGGAGATCACTCGCTTCACCCGCGAGGGTGGCGCGGAGAACGTCGCGCTCATCGAGTCGGACAAGGCCGAAGTGCTGGAGATCGAGATCGACGCCGACAGCGTCCTCGCGGGCCACGCGATCCGCGATTCGGTCTCGGAGCTCCCCGAAGGCGTCGTCATCGGGGCGATCACCCGCGAGCGCGAGTTCGTCGTTCCGCGTGGGGATACCGTCATCGAACCCGGCGACCACGTCGTCGTCTTCGTCGACACCGCCGTCAGCGACCGCGTGGCGTCGCTCCTGTAG
- a CDS encoding FAD-binding protein, producing the protein MTVTEPTTDVLVVGGGVAGLTAATFTARAELDTLVLNDGESILRRNAHLENVPGFPAGVNPRLFADLLTEQAERNGVVIESARVAAIEPGDDDPWIDVRTAAGDSRRARYVVAASWSDASYLPAGVDRRTAGSKTFVDEDGVGRTSVAGLYAAGRLAETYHQAVVAAGHGAQVGITLVHDSDTPFYHDWVTPEGYFTDRGREVPPGCEEIGPAEQRRRQAASRELMRERFAEPHRERQRTHPSLVGDEKGRVDEAWEIEGS; encoded by the coding sequence GTGACCGTCACCGAACCCACCACGGACGTACTCGTCGTGGGCGGTGGCGTCGCCGGCCTCACTGCGGCGACGTTCACCGCTCGGGCGGAGCTCGACACGCTCGTGCTGAACGACGGCGAATCGATCCTCCGGCGGAACGCACACCTCGAAAACGTCCCCGGCTTCCCCGCGGGGGTGAACCCGCGGCTGTTCGCGGATCTCCTGACCGAACAGGCCGAGCGGAACGGCGTCGTGATCGAGTCGGCCCGCGTCGCCGCGATCGAACCGGGCGACGACGACCCCTGGATCGACGTCCGGACGGCCGCGGGCGACAGCCGCCGGGCGAGATACGTCGTCGCGGCCTCCTGGAGCGACGCCTCGTACCTCCCCGCGGGGGTCGACCGACGCACCGCCGGCTCGAAGACGTTCGTCGACGAGGACGGCGTCGGCCGGACCTCGGTGGCGGGGCTGTACGCCGCCGGCCGCCTCGCCGAGACGTACCACCAGGCGGTCGTCGCCGCCGGTCACGGTGCCCAGGTGGGGATCACGCTCGTCCACGACTCCGACACCCCCTTCTACCACGACTGGGTCACCCCCGAGGGCTACTTCACCGACCGCGGGCGGGAGGTGCCACCGGGGTGTGAGGAGATCGGTCCAGCCGAACAGCGGCGGCGACAGGCCGCGTCCCGGGAGCTGATGCGCGAACGCTTCGCCGAGCCGCATCGGGAGCGACAGCGGACCCACCCGTCGCTCGTCGGCGACGAGAAGGGGAGAGTCGACGAGGCGTGGGAGATCGAGGGCTCGTAG